One window from the genome of Amycolatopsis sp. NBC_01480 encodes:
- a CDS encoding pyridoxamine 5'-phosphate oxidase family protein, with translation MDQPAIDEVLNRPLSQELLARDLARLAFVALDGTPRSIPIGIVWNGTEIVMCTATNARKIPALRRNPAVALTIDTESHPPKVLLIRGRAELDVVDGIPDEYLQWNGTYEMTPEQRAEWEEGVKSLYDGMVRVVVKPTWVKLIDFETTLPTAIEELMQRQKDRQTARLS, from the coding sequence ATGGACCAGCCCGCCATCGACGAGGTGCTGAACCGCCCGCTCAGCCAGGAACTGCTGGCCCGCGACTTGGCCCGGCTGGCCTTCGTCGCGCTGGACGGCACGCCGCGGTCGATCCCGATCGGCATTGTCTGGAACGGCACGGAAATCGTCATGTGCACCGCGACGAACGCGCGGAAGATCCCGGCACTGCGGCGGAATCCCGCGGTCGCGCTGACGATCGACACCGAGTCGCACCCGCCGAAGGTACTGCTCATCCGCGGCCGGGCCGAGCTGGACGTCGTCGACGGCATCCCGGACGAGTACCTCCAGTGGAACGGCACGTACGAGATGACGCCCGAGCAGCGGGCCGAGTGGGAGGAAGGCGTGAAATCGTTGTACGACGGCATGGTCCGCGTCGTGGTGAAGCCGACCTGGGTCAAGCTGATCGACTTCGAGACCACGCTGCCCACCGCCATCGAGGAACTCATGCAGCGTCAGAAAGACCGTCAGACCGCGCGTCTGTCCTGA
- a CDS encoding MFS transporter: MYVTPPTPNQPRPAAGPPWWLVIGPGLAALIGLFLLTVIYRFDGHSLLQRELHLSTQSLLLSGFVGYLVAAVLALPAGLLLGGRFPTSVTVPALGLMLIGALLVAFTPNVALLLIGRVLDGFGTGAAVGATAALTRRLRSGRGATAGVTAGLGVLALVIAPFLGALISDSTSFRLMYLIGAVFVFLALIVAAVLGIVAMVSAKPKVQPMPYGMPYPPQGPPYA, from the coding sequence ATGTACGTGACGCCGCCGACCCCGAACCAACCCCGCCCGGCTGCCGGACCGCCTTGGTGGCTCGTCATCGGGCCCGGGCTCGCCGCGCTGATCGGCCTGTTCCTGCTCACCGTCATCTACCGCTTCGACGGCCATTCGCTGCTGCAGCGCGAACTGCACCTGTCGACCCAATCGCTGTTGCTGAGCGGTTTCGTCGGCTACCTCGTCGCGGCCGTGCTGGCCCTCCCGGCCGGTCTGCTGCTCGGCGGGCGCTTCCCGACGTCGGTGACCGTGCCCGCGCTCGGCCTGATGCTCATCGGCGCGCTGCTGGTCGCGTTCACCCCCAACGTCGCCCTGCTCCTGATCGGGCGAGTGCTCGACGGATTCGGCACGGGTGCGGCCGTCGGCGCGACCGCCGCACTGACCCGGCGGCTCCGCAGCGGTCGCGGTGCCACGGCCGGGGTGACGGCGGGCCTCGGCGTCCTGGCCTTGGTGATCGCGCCGTTCCTCGGCGCGCTGATCTCGGACAGCACCAGCTTCCGCCTGATGTACCTGATCGGCGCGGTGTTCGTGTTCCTCGCGCTCATCGTCGCCGCGGTTCTCGGCATCGTCGCGATGGTGTCGGCGAAGCCAAAGGTCCAGCCGATGCCGTACGGCATGCCGTACCCGCCGCAGGGTCCGCCGTACGCCTGA
- a CDS encoding LysR family transcriptional regulator: MLDILRLRVLAAIAAQGSVTKAAKQLNYSQPAVSHHLARLEAETGARLVQRVGRGIRLTPEGEQLARRATEIVGRVDAAAAELSAMVDLRTGRVRLAGFQSALAALVPHATGTLRRDHPGIELHLIEAHPRVALDLLRAGDVDVAVVFSYDETTPDDVRATHLFDDPMYLLSLEPGQTLAGNRDAAWIAGCENCRREFLEACEQAGFVPPIAYTSDDIIVQQALVAAGMGVTTMPGLALRTHRAPGIEASVLRDFRRHVYLATYGDPPDPPATAAFVSALRDAVRQVRPGEPAPPG; encoded by the coding sequence ATGCTGGATATCCTGCGGTTACGGGTGCTCGCGGCGATCGCCGCCCAGGGCTCGGTCACCAAGGCCGCCAAGCAGCTGAACTACTCCCAGCCCGCCGTCAGCCATCATCTGGCCCGGCTGGAGGCCGAGACCGGGGCGCGGCTCGTCCAGCGGGTCGGCCGGGGGATCCGGCTCACCCCGGAGGGGGAGCAGCTGGCCCGCCGCGCCACCGAGATCGTCGGCCGGGTCGACGCGGCCGCCGCGGAGCTGTCCGCGATGGTGGACCTGCGCACCGGCCGCGTCCGGTTGGCCGGCTTCCAGTCGGCGCTCGCCGCGCTGGTGCCGCACGCCACGGGCACCCTGCGCCGCGACCACCCCGGCATCGAACTGCACCTGATCGAGGCCCACCCGCGCGTGGCGCTCGACCTGCTGCGCGCCGGGGATGTCGACGTCGCGGTCGTCTTCAGCTACGACGAGACGACCCCGGACGACGTCCGCGCCACGCACCTGTTCGACGACCCGATGTACCTGCTCAGCCTCGAACCCGGCCAGACACTGGCCGGAAACCGTGACGCCGCCTGGATCGCGGGCTGCGAGAACTGCCGTCGCGAATTCCTCGAGGCCTGCGAACAGGCCGGCTTCGTCCCGCCCATCGCGTACACCAGCGACGACATCATCGTCCAGCAGGCGCTGGTCGCCGCGGGCATGGGCGTGACCACCATGCCCGGCCTGGCCCTGCGCACCCACCGTGCGCCCGGCATCGAGGCCAGCGTCCTGCGCGACTTCCGGCGGCACGTCTACCTGGCCACTTACGGCGATCCGCCGGACCCGCCCGCGACCGCGGCTTTCGTCAGCGCATTGCGTGACGCCGTCCGCCAAGTCCGGCCCGGTGAGCCGGCCCCACCGGGGTAG
- a CDS encoding NAD(P)H-binding protein, which produces MVTVVFGARGNVGRHVAAGLSSAGEKMRLTSREPLPAGFPPGAEVVTADLEKPETLPAALDGAQRVFLYAKPEGIDGFVTAAESAGVRHVVLLSSGAVLHPDAARNPIAQAHLAVESALENSSLAWTFIRPGMFATNTLWWWRNPIRDEGVVRLPYPDSQTAPIHEKDLAALAVTALTQPGHDGQAYPVWGPEALSLREQVRHIAAAVGREIPLETISVEQARVELGKTMPPIGVDAILAAWQAGTTAPPRVSTVVADVTGRPAHTFAQWAEDHADDFR; this is translated from the coding sequence ATGGTCACAGTGGTGTTCGGAGCCCGCGGCAATGTCGGTCGCCATGTCGCGGCGGGGTTGAGTTCGGCGGGGGAGAAGATGCGGCTGACGAGCCGGGAGCCGCTCCCCGCGGGCTTCCCGCCGGGAGCGGAAGTCGTCACGGCCGATCTGGAGAAACCCGAAACCCTGCCCGCCGCCCTCGACGGCGCGCAGCGCGTTTTCCTTTACGCCAAGCCGGAAGGCATCGACGGTTTCGTGACGGCGGCCGAATCCGCCGGCGTCCGGCACGTGGTGCTGCTGTCGTCCGGCGCGGTCCTGCACCCGGACGCCGCGCGCAACCCGATCGCCCAGGCCCACCTCGCGGTCGAGTCCGCCCTGGAGAATTCGAGCCTGGCCTGGACCTTCATCCGGCCGGGCATGTTCGCCACCAACACCCTGTGGTGGTGGCGGAATCCGATCCGCGACGAGGGCGTCGTCCGGCTGCCCTACCCGGACTCGCAGACCGCGCCCATTCACGAAAAGGACCTGGCGGCGCTCGCGGTGACCGCGTTGACCCAGCCAGGCCACGACGGCCAGGCCTATCCCGTGTGGGGGCCCGAGGCGCTGTCCCTCCGGGAGCAAGTACGGCACATCGCTGCGGCCGTCGGACGCGAGATCCCCCTCGAGACGATCTCGGTCGAGCAGGCCCGCGTTGAGCTCGGCAAGACCATGCCGCCCATCGGGGTCGACGCGATTTTGGCCGCCTGGCAGGCCGGAACCACCGCGCCGCCACGGGTGTCGACCGTCGTCGCGGACGTCACCGGCCGTCCGGCGCACACGTTCGCGCAGTGGGCCGAAGACCACGCGGACGACTTCCGCTGA
- a CDS encoding SDR family NAD(P)-dependent oxidoreductase yields the protein MAGRLAGKVVVVTGGSSGIGRAIAERVVAEGAAVVIGARREGTGEAVAAGLRAGGAKAVFVPTDVTVEADVAALVAAAVTEFGRLDGAVNNAGTVTASGPVDGIGAADWAADLDSNLTSVFYGLKHQVPAIRAAGGGAIVNNASIAASIGIPGMSAYVAAKHGVLGLTRSVALECAGDGVRVNALVTGNVDTPLYRGLLGAGPDDDLGAAPNPTKRAADPGEVAAFAAFLLSDEARFITGAALPIDGGATAQ from the coding sequence ATGGCTGGACGTCTGGCGGGCAAGGTCGTGGTGGTGACCGGGGGCTCTTCCGGGATCGGCAGGGCGATCGCGGAGCGGGTCGTGGCCGAGGGGGCCGCGGTGGTGATCGGGGCGCGCCGGGAGGGCACCGGCGAGGCCGTGGCGGCAGGGCTCCGCGCGGGCGGGGCGAAGGCGGTCTTCGTGCCGACGGATGTCACCGTCGAGGCTGACGTGGCGGCGCTGGTCGCCGCGGCCGTCACGGAGTTCGGCCGGCTGGACGGCGCGGTCAACAACGCGGGCACGGTCACCGCGTCCGGGCCCGTGGACGGGATCGGCGCGGCGGACTGGGCCGCCGACCTGGACAGCAACCTGACCTCGGTGTTCTACGGCCTGAAGCATCAGGTTCCGGCGATCCGGGCGGCCGGCGGCGGGGCGATCGTCAACAATGCCTCGATCGCCGCCAGCATCGGCATCCCGGGGATGTCGGCGTATGTGGCGGCGAAACACGGCGTCCTCGGGCTGACCCGGTCGGTCGCGCTGGAGTGCGCCGGCGACGGGGTGCGGGTCAACGCCTTGGTCACCGGAAACGTGGACACCCCGCTGTACCGGGGCCTGCTCGGCGCCGGGCCCGACGACGACCTCGGCGCCGCGCCGAACCCGACCAAACGCGCCGCCGATCCCGGCGAGGTCGCCGCCTTCGCCGCGTTCCTGCTGAGCGACGAAGCGAGGTTCATCACCGGCGCGGCCCTGCCGATCGACGGCGGCGCCACCGCGCAGTGA
- a CDS encoding VOC family protein, translating into MTGTGKRAHGAIQRLDNIAIVVDDLEAAKAFFAALGLELEGEATVEGGTVDRLVGLEGVRSDIAMMRTPDGHGRLELTKYVTPSSRDVDPSAPPNTLGAHRIMFAVEDIDDVLERLRPHGAELVGDLVQYENSYRLVYLRGPAGIIVALAQSTQ; encoded by the coding sequence ATGACCGGCACCGGCAAGCGAGCCCACGGGGCGATCCAGCGGCTGGACAACATCGCCATCGTCGTCGACGATCTCGAGGCCGCCAAGGCGTTTTTCGCCGCGCTCGGCCTGGAGCTGGAAGGCGAGGCGACCGTCGAGGGCGGCACCGTGGACCGCCTGGTCGGGCTCGAAGGAGTCCGCTCGGACATCGCGATGATGCGCACCCCGGACGGCCACGGACGGCTCGAGCTGACCAAGTACGTCACCCCGTCCAGCCGGGACGTCGACCCGAGCGCGCCGCCGAACACCCTGGGCGCGCACCGGATCATGTTCGCGGTCGAAGACATCGACGACGTGCTGGAGCGTCTGCGGCCGCACGGCGCCGAACTCGTCGGCGATTTGGTGCAGTACGAGAACAGCTACCGGCTCGTTTACCTGCGCGGGCCGGCCGGGATCATCGTCGCGCTGGCCCAGTCGACTCAGTGA
- a CDS encoding DUF72 domain-containing protein, whose amino-acid sequence MWTHKAWNGRFLPQVLPAKERLRAYAGWCNAVEGNTTFYATPARDTVETWAQQTDPGFRFVVKLPKVVTHERRFVGVEAEMRAFLDAIEPLGERAVLWCQLPASFGPSEVDALGRFLRRLPAGRRRAVEVRHPGFFTEAGATSLLEGALVSADAEWVPFDTEVFFQCPPVSEAEQEAWAKKPRLPRRTRALTDRPIVRYLGRDSVEETVEGWRPWTAVVAGWLREGRSPTVFLHTPDNNDAPALARRFHDDVRALVPGLDALPEPEPVEPATLF is encoded by the coding sequence ATGTGGACGCACAAGGCGTGGAACGGGCGGTTCCTGCCGCAGGTGTTGCCGGCCAAGGAACGGCTGCGGGCCTACGCCGGTTGGTGCAACGCGGTCGAGGGCAACACGACGTTCTACGCGACGCCGGCCCGGGACACCGTCGAGACTTGGGCGCAGCAGACGGATCCCGGTTTCCGGTTCGTGGTCAAGCTGCCCAAAGTTGTCACGCATGAGCGGCGGTTCGTCGGGGTCGAGGCCGAGATGCGGGCGTTCCTGGACGCGATCGAGCCGCTCGGTGAACGGGCGGTGCTGTGGTGCCAGCTGCCTGCCTCGTTCGGGCCGTCGGAAGTTGATGCGCTCGGCCGGTTTCTGCGCCGGCTTCCGGCCGGGCGGCGGCGCGCGGTGGAGGTGCGTCATCCCGGGTTCTTCACCGAAGCCGGGGCGACGTCGTTGCTGGAAGGGGCGCTCGTCTCCGCGGACGCCGAGTGGGTGCCGTTCGACACCGAGGTTTTCTTCCAGTGCCCGCCGGTCAGCGAGGCCGAACAGGAGGCCTGGGCCAAAAAACCGCGGCTGCCACGGCGGACGCGGGCGCTGACCGACCGGCCGATCGTCCGCTACCTGGGCCGGGATTCGGTCGAGGAGACGGTCGAGGGGTGGCGGCCGTGGACCGCGGTGGTCGCCGGGTGGCTGCGCGAGGGGCGGTCGCCGACGGTTTTCCTGCACACCCCCGACAACAACGACGCGCCGGCGCTCGCCCGCCGCTTCCACGACGACGTGCGGGCGCTGGTGCCGGGCCTTGACGCGCTGCCTGAACCGGAGCCGGTCGAGCCTGCGACGCTGTTCTGA
- a CDS encoding NADP-dependent oxidoreductase produces the protein MKAVRYDRFSGIDGIYLADVPEPVAGPGEVVVRVEAGALNPGALSALHGSSYTPGRDLAGEVVAVGALGFTVGDAVLGRLQSWAAHAQFVAIPAAQLVRKPPALPWDVAGSLHTTPMAGLGAIRAVEPRPGETVVISGASGGVGFTAAQLALRAGATVIGLTSDAHADLLRHHGIEPVRYGDGELERIRATADRVDAFIDTVGGGYLDLAIKLGVPADRINTVVDYRAAKEKGVKALGTTDAGGLPALAELAALAAAGDLYIPIAATYPLTAVRDAYHALADRKAHGRIVLHPQELG, from the coding sequence ATGAAAGCCGTGCGTTATGACCGTTTTTCGGGCATCGACGGGATTTACCTCGCGGACGTCCCCGAGCCCGTGGCCGGCCCGGGCGAGGTGGTCGTCCGAGTCGAAGCCGGGGCGCTCAACCCCGGGGCGCTATCGGCGCTGCACGGCAGTTCGTACACGCCGGGCCGCGATCTCGCCGGTGAAGTCGTGGCGGTCGGCGCGCTTGGCTTCACCGTCGGCGACGCTGTGCTGGGGCGGCTGCAGAGCTGGGCCGCCCACGCCCAGTTCGTCGCCATCCCCGCGGCCCAGCTGGTGCGCAAGCCGCCGGCCCTCCCCTGGGACGTCGCGGGTTCGCTCCACACCACACCGATGGCGGGCCTCGGCGCCATCCGGGCGGTTGAACCGCGGCCGGGCGAGACCGTCGTGATCTCGGGCGCGTCGGGCGGTGTCGGGTTCACCGCCGCGCAGCTCGCGCTTCGCGCCGGGGCAACGGTGATCGGCCTGACCAGCGACGCGCATGCCGACCTGCTCCGGCACCACGGCATCGAGCCGGTCCGGTACGGCGACGGCGAACTGGAACGGATCCGCGCCACGGCCGATCGAGTCGACGCCTTCATCGACACCGTCGGCGGCGGCTATCTCGACCTCGCCATCAAGCTCGGCGTTCCGGCCGACCGCATCAACACCGTCGTCGATTACCGCGCTGCGAAAGAGAAAGGCGTCAAAGCTCTCGGAACGACTGACGCCGGCGGTCTCCCGGCGCTGGCCGAACTGGCCGCCCTCGCCGCCGCCGGTGACCTGTACATCCCTATCGCCGCAACGTATCCGCTCACCGCCGTGCGCGACGCCTACCACGCTCTGGCCGACCGCAAGGCCCACGGGCGCATCGTGCTGCACCCCCAGGAACTCGGCTGA
- a CDS encoding TROVE domain-containing protein — MGKFNVTAIKAALFSPITTERTATGRTHEDGPGYQRDAKSALFLLAVSNLVGENTFYESAGKRDQRYAELVHAATLADPEWTARFLRWLRTDANMRSASLVGAAEFTKARLEAGLDGQSRQVVASALQRADEPGEMLAYWTSVHGRNVPKPVKRGVADAAKRLYHERSFLKYDSDARGYRFGDVLNLTHPDADGRQGDLFRYALDVRHGNAEQIPDTLRTLRANAAVRAAVAAEPEVLLDSEALREAGMTWEATLSLAGSTIDKQRLWEALIPSMGYMALLRNLRNFDEAGVSDEVAARVAGRLADPDQVASSRQFPFRFLSAYETAPSLRWGHALDTALGHSLRNLPSLPGRSLILIDTSASMTGLGHSARSKVTPAKAAAVFGVALGAKGERVDVVGFANGTFRHRVRKGAAVIREVERFLERIGEVGHGTDIGGALRRSYAGHDRVFIISDMQTVGGPRGPQVGDLVPKHVPIYGFNLQGYQAAAMATGSAHRHEFGGLTDATFRMIPLLEAGRTADWPF, encoded by the coding sequence ATGGGCAAGTTCAACGTGACCGCCATCAAGGCGGCGCTCTTCTCACCGATCACCACCGAGCGCACCGCGACCGGCCGCACCCATGAGGACGGCCCGGGTTATCAGCGCGACGCCAAGTCCGCGCTGTTCCTGCTGGCTGTGTCGAACCTGGTCGGCGAGAACACCTTCTACGAGTCCGCGGGCAAGCGAGACCAGCGGTACGCCGAACTCGTCCACGCCGCCACCCTCGCCGATCCCGAGTGGACGGCGCGGTTCCTGCGCTGGCTCCGCACCGACGCCAACATGCGTTCCGCTTCGCTCGTCGGCGCCGCCGAGTTCACCAAGGCGCGGCTCGAAGCCGGGCTCGACGGCCAGTCCCGTCAGGTCGTCGCGAGCGCGCTCCAGCGCGCCGACGAGCCGGGCGAGATGCTGGCGTATTGGACGTCGGTGCACGGCCGGAACGTGCCGAAGCCGGTCAAGCGCGGGGTCGCCGACGCGGCGAAGCGCCTCTACCACGAGCGGTCGTTCCTCAAGTACGACTCCGACGCGCGCGGCTACCGGTTCGGTGACGTCCTCAACCTCACCCACCCGGACGCCGACGGCCGGCAGGGCGACCTGTTCCGGTACGCGCTCGACGTCCGTCACGGCAACGCCGAGCAGATCCCGGACACGCTCCGGACTCTGCGGGCGAACGCGGCCGTGCGGGCTGCGGTCGCCGCGGAGCCGGAGGTCCTGCTCGACAGCGAGGCCTTGCGCGAAGCGGGAATGACGTGGGAAGCCACGCTGTCCCTCGCCGGGTCCACAATAGACAAGCAACGGCTGTGGGAGGCCTTGATCCCGTCCATGGGATACATGGCGCTGCTGCGGAACCTCCGCAACTTCGACGAGGCCGGCGTCTCGGACGAGGTGGCCGCGCGGGTCGCCGGGCGGCTGGCGGACCCGGACCAGGTCGCGAGCTCGCGGCAGTTCCCGTTCCGGTTCCTGTCCGCGTACGAGACCGCGCCCTCGTTGCGGTGGGGCCACGCGCTCGACACCGCGCTCGGGCATTCGCTGCGGAACCTGCCGTCGCTGCCGGGCCGGTCCCTGATCCTCATCGACACCTCGGCGTCGATGACCGGTCTCGGGCACTCGGCGCGCTCGAAGGTCACCCCGGCCAAGGCCGCCGCGGTGTTCGGCGTCGCGCTCGGGGCGAAGGGCGAGCGGGTCGACGTCGTCGGGTTCGCGAACGGCACGTTCCGGCACCGCGTCCGGAAGGGCGCCGCGGTGATCCGCGAGGTCGAGCGGTTCCTGGAGCGGATCGGCGAGGTCGGGCACGGCACCGACATCGGGGGTGCGCTGCGGCGCAGCTACGCCGGGCACGACCGCGTGTTCATCATCTCGGACATGCAGACCGTCGGCGGCCCGCGCGGGCCGCAGGTGGGTGACCTGGTGCCGAAGCACGTCCCGATCTACGGGTTCAACCTGCAGGGCTACCAGGCCGCGGCGATGGCGACCGGCTCCGCGCACCGGCACGAGTTCGGCGGGCTGACCGACGCGACGTTTCGGATGATCCCGCTCCTGGAAGCCGGGCGGACCGCGGACTGGCCGTTCTGA
- a CDS encoding cysteine dioxygenase family protein: MTRSLATLTDLVTAVRRAIDVRTDWTDTAELVADQLRAHLPGPEILTPEQRLGQADRVAGHLLHTEPDGTFSILGLVWRPGQTTRIHDHITWCVVGVLAGNEHEELFDDALNPVDTRGNPPGAVSGFAPPGDIHRIRNVGAETAISLHVYGTDISRVGSSARRYYN; this comes from the coding sequence ATGACCCGTTCACTGGCGACGCTCACCGACCTCGTCACGGCGGTGCGCCGGGCGATCGACGTGCGTACCGATTGGACGGACACCGCGGAGCTGGTCGCCGATCAGCTCCGCGCGCACCTGCCCGGCCCGGAGATCCTGACGCCCGAGCAGCGGCTCGGCCAGGCCGACCGGGTCGCCGGCCACCTGCTGCACACCGAGCCCGACGGGACGTTCTCCATCCTCGGCCTGGTCTGGCGGCCCGGGCAGACCACCCGGATCCACGACCACATCACCTGGTGCGTCGTCGGCGTGCTGGCGGGAAACGAGCACGAGGAGCTGTTCGACGACGCGCTGAATCCCGTTGACACACGGGGCAATCCGCCCGGCGCGGTCAGCGGGTTCGCGCCGCCCGGCGACATCCACCGCATCCGCAACGTCGGCGCCGAGACCGCCATCAGCTTGCACGTGTACGGCACCGATATCTCCCGCGTCGGGTCCAGCGCCCGTCGTTACTACAACTGA
- a CDS encoding SDR family NAD(P)-dependent oxidoreductase — MTESGTVLITGPTRNLGRHAVLAMAGRPEGQRPDLLLVGRAGRDLTAVAGEAHALGARVREIGCDLSSLADVRAAAATVRGLLADGAVRPLRALVANAGTMSADTQHASADGYELTFAVNYLAHAELIAGLLGSFTAPARVVLIGSNTYHANFWRKLLHVPAAEWADPVELARPGSGGPGVAYSNAKLAILYYAHELQRRAGAGVNVSVFEPGWMPGTALGRGAPAAFQAVGRALGRLPGVSTPQRSGPLLAAMALDDQWADLRDGAFVLKTKLTEVQPIAHDRDRERRLWEATAELLERAGASR; from the coding sequence ATGACCGAATCTGGAACCGTCCTCATCACCGGCCCGACCCGCAATCTGGGCCGCCACGCCGTGCTGGCCATGGCCGGCCGTCCGGAGGGGCAGCGGCCGGACCTGCTGCTCGTCGGCCGGGCCGGGCGAGATCTGACCGCGGTCGCGGGCGAGGCCCATGCGCTCGGCGCCCGCGTCCGCGAGATCGGCTGCGACCTGTCCAGCCTGGCCGACGTCCGGGCGGCCGCGGCCACCGTGCGCGGTCTGCTCGCCGACGGCGCCGTCCGTCCGCTGCGCGCGCTGGTCGCGAACGCCGGCACCATGTCGGCCGATACCCAGCACGCCTCGGCCGACGGCTACGAGCTGACCTTCGCCGTCAACTACCTCGCCCACGCCGAGCTGATCGCCGGTCTGCTCGGCTCGTTCACCGCCCCGGCGCGGGTCGTGCTGATCGGCTCGAACACCTACCACGCCAACTTCTGGCGCAAGCTGCTGCACGTGCCCGCGGCCGAGTGGGCCGACCCCGTCGAGCTGGCCCGCCCGGGGAGTGGCGGCCCCGGCGTCGCCTATTCCAACGCGAAGCTGGCGATCCTCTACTACGCCCACGAGTTGCAGCGCCGAGCCGGCGCGGGCGTCAACGTCTCGGTGTTCGAACCGGGCTGGATGCCCGGCACCGCGCTGGGCCGCGGCGCCCCCGCGGCGTTCCAGGCGGTGGGCCGCGCGCTGGGCCGCCTTCCCGGCGTCTCGACGCCCCAGCGTTCAGGGCCGCTGTTGGCCGCGATGGCTCTCGACGACCAGTGGGCAGATCTGCGTGACGGTGCGTTCGTGCTCAAGACCAAGCTGACGGAGGTGCAGCCGATCGCCCACGACCGTGACCGCGAGCGCCGCCTGTGGGAGGCGACCGCTGAGCTGTTGGAACGTGCGGGCGCGTCACGTTAG